ataacaacaaaagtaATTTGATGTTGTCATgaagtagtgtgggatcattGGAGTTGTTGTCGTCATTGTCTGACAATAGTGAGAGTAAACATAGAGAGTAAACATAGTGAAGCTTTATTGACATTACATTTAGTCAATTTTGCCAGCTTCAATACTTCGGAATCCCGAAGTTAAagtgacaaacaacaaaatgaaacgcACCGCGACCTTGTTGGAAAGATTTGGGATAAAgtacaaaactcaacaaaatataccaCTGGTCGAGTAAAGCAGAAAAGTTCCATTTTATATCGTTAAACTAAAAGTAGTGAAAGTGTAAGAggtgaaaatatcaataattaatattttttgtaaCTATATTAAGAATACTATGTCTATGAATGTAAACTATGTCTTGCTTTTGCTATGTCACATATCATCTCAGCAACTGAAGGATGTGTACATGTAGCATGACGAAGTTTAGGTTGGCAATGtctgctgcaggaccatgtaGCTTTTTaatctttgtattttttttctaggATTATCACTGCAGATCAAGGATTTGATTAGAAAAAAGTGGAAAGGAACAGTCTTTATGCATGCCTTCCTCTATTAGCCCATAGGAGGGCTGAGCGCCCAGGACAAAAGATGTACTTTTACACTAAGCAGCTGAAAAATCACCATCATTTAACCGTAATGTAGCGGCGAAAGGAACAACAGTGAGAATAAAATGATCATGTGGGTTAAAAAAGAGCAGGTGAGGAAGATGTGCGTGTGGatttgtgcatttgtgtctcAGTGCAGTCTGGAAACTATTACCACCTCCACACCTGTTGCCTGCCAATCATTCCTGCCATAAAGGCTTCAAACAAATTCACTGGAGGATACTAAACACCCTGCTCCTGGTCTTTGCATGTGTTGATGAGTTTGCCTGCATCCAGTCACATACCagcattcacatacacacacacacacacacacacacacatacatatacagcCCTTTTCACTTACACTggcttcctctttctgcctttaggTGTTGAGGTGTTTATGTTACAGGATTCATGGCTCACTTGCTAACAAGTCATTCAAGTCTGgatcttttcctcctcctctctctgctgtgagactGTTGATCTCATCCTGGAGCAATTTTAAGGGAGCGCTGTTGAAacctgtcatttaaaaaaaaccctaccAGGAGCCATTACGTTGAATTATTAAAATCGGGTTTTGGACCGCATTTAACTTAAAGGGCACATTTTTATtcagaggagggaaaaggagcGAGAGTGTAGCAGGAGGTAAAGAGAGATTGGCCTTGTCGAGAGACTTGAAAAGAAAAGCTAATGTTCCCTCTGATCTAACCGCCGGAGACAATGGAGACCTTGATGGAGGGAGGAATGGCGGTATGGAGGAATGGAGGAGTTGCCTACAGATCAACTATTACTTTTCACACTGGTTTGCTGAGGGATGGAATTCATTACATGGCTGCAAGAGAAGCGGGAACAGAGATAGGCAGACATGggcagaggaaacagaggacAAATGGAAGAGATCCACCctgcagtaaaataaataactgaagAAACCTGTATTGCACCAGTCTGAGAGTTAAATAAGGTGCtctgtgctttgtttttgtctttttttcctctggaaaTGTCTTAAAGGTCTCAGCCTAAGTCGTTCTTTCCGTCTGAGGGCTTTACACCCAGCTAGTGCATACACCACACTGTAGGTGAAAAAACACTACAGCAAGACTCAAAGTTATACACTCGATACACACAgtgcacatatgcacacaccTTTTTCCTTCCACGAATACATACAATATGTGTTGCTAACAGTCGAGTATTAACCTCTTTAACCCTGTTACACCGACCCCCTGACTCACTAAGCTGACTAGGCCTCTTTTATGTGtatacagtttgtgtgtgtgtgtgtgtgtgtgtgtgtgtgtgtaagtgtgtgtctgtgtgtgtgcagacaggaTTGTGTCTGTATATTAACTGAATTACTCTACATCACTCTGGATGTACGTTAGTTTTAATTCTTCTTTGAATAGTGCTTCAAATTCATTTGTGCAATGCAatgcaaaacatttaatttgactaTGTGTGTGCACGCTTTAACGTAAAAAGCTCTCATAGTTCCTAATTTTAAATGTCTTGTGGTCAAGAATCATGTGTGGTCAGCGTCTACATGGCACTGCTTAAGCACTAAGGCAGACTCTGTACATGTGTTCTTCTGAAAATAGCGCCTGGCCTGTTGGCTCAGTGTAGGGTGATAACATCTACAGATGGAGTGATttcagtcaaacaaacacatgacaggataaaaagagaaaataaaataaggatcaggagaagaaaagcaaagaaataaaactaTATGGGACAATAAACAGCAAATAATGGAGGTTTTTGTATCATTTAGAAATGCTAACAAGAGGAATGCTTTGTGTCCCTGTGCACATGGCATGGCCTCTATTATGTTATTATGCTAGAAAGGAATGTTCCTGTGTCTGTAAATACGATTTAACACTCGATTTTTGTCATCGATCGTGCAACTCTTTCTTGGGTGAGGtctttttgtgagtgttttccATGTGAGGGGTTTTGGGGCCGAGAGTTTAGCTGGCCTTAAGTAAATATTGATGTCTGTCTTGCTCACTTTTGGACTTCACTGCAGCTCAGTGCCAGTTAACCCACATTTCACTTTTAATAGGGAGTCTGGGAATTGTAATTTAAGAGTGTAAGCAGCCAAACTAACCTCTATACACAACCTAACACCACAGATCATAAATTGTTTGGGCAGGAGTGCTTAGCTGAGCAAATTTTTGCTTCACCCTGAAGCCAAGCTGAAAGGGAAATTCTTGCAGATGGTGTGATGGTATTCTTGTGGGATCCCACCAGAAGCGGACCCAGCATCTGAATTCTTTCAACGAATAAAACATTAAGTGTGAAACAAGCTCTATCAGCTGAATCTGTAGAGAAACTAAAAGGCCAAGTATGCAGCAGTATTCTGACAGGAGGGATGAGAAGATTTGTAGTCATCACAACAGTCTTACCTCAGAGTGCAGCCTTGTGTACATATGAACCAGGTTATAACCCAGTGCTGTTTTGATCTTTTGCAGCTCTGACTTAGTAACATGGTCAGTGATCAGGCTCCACAAAGACTCACTGGGGCACCAGAGCAGGTTTCCATCGGGAGACTGCATACGAATGGCAATCTAAAAGTGAAGGAATGGAAAGAAACTCTAGAAACATAACAATGTACACCAtaactgtttaacagtttaAGTAACTTGATTGCTATTCGTGTAGTGTTTTCATGTTATGTTACTTCATATTTCAGAGGAAAGTACTTTTTACTGAGCTGCATCTGCTCAAGGTACCTCTTACTCTGAAGTTACATTGCTGATTATGATTTTACATACAAAAAGGTTAAACTATGCAACattaaacaaagacatttaaaacagagaCTGCGCCTAATAATCACCTTCATTAAGACAGTTTTGTCTGTGAAATGTCAGAATATATATCAGATATATTTTGCCACAGCTCCAGATGATGTATTTAGACAGcttgattcatttaaatatcagattttttttctgatgattgaaaattaaaaattcaGTTTATTCTTACACGGCATGCTTGAAAATTACTGAAATAATTAATCAGTTATCAGAATAATTGCTTAATTTTAACACTACACTTAAATGCATCATTGATAATTAGTCCTATAGCTAATATAATATCCTTTATGTAATATAACAGGGGCATTTTCCTGCATTATTAGTACATATGAATAACTTTGAGCAGATTTAGCGAGCTAAAGactttgaatgcaggacttttatttaTGGAGTAACGTATTTTTACCCGGTTGTATGGCCTTGAATACTTTAACTGACTAATTATAAAACATGAGCAGATTGCTGGGATTTTCCACTCTCTTGCTAACTGAATTTACTTCGTCCACAGTAATAAAAATGATAGAATGTAGTAGCTAATTTAGCAGCAAATGCTTCACAGCTAACGTAAGCTAGCCAGCTACCTGACcaactgtggaaaaaaagttgGTCTAACTTAGAATAAAAGCGAAGGATGAGTTCACCGAGCACATCTAAAACAGTGAAACCATAAAACTGCGCGGTTGTCATACGACACAAGTTTGTAAAATTGCGTTCGCAGAGAAAGAAATGCTCACCTTTGTTCCTTGAATCTAGCAAGGTTTTGGTATCCAAGGGCAACATTCCGGTTGCCATGCGGAAGTATCGCGAGGTTACTCGGAGGTTTTCTCTCAGACTGTATACAGCTTTAACCTCACTGATTGACAATTCGTGTGTGTTTTAGTGAAGAAAGAGAGTCGCAAAACGTTTCAAGAACATTGAGGTAAAGTAATACATTTAGCTAAATGCTTATTCTATGCTTTGTAGGCTTAAGTGACTACACACGAGACCAGCTGTGCGCTCAGAAAAGTCTTAACTAATATGCTCCAAAACGTTACGCTGGGGGAGGAGGGATATTGAGCCTAGACTGGCGTGTGAACCCTCAGGCAGTGCATATAACTTTCCCTCTCTATGCCCCCAACCTCCACCCCCTTCCGGGCTCCGTGTGGAATGGTGCACAGCCCCAGCAGACCACTGTGGAAGAAGGACGGAGGTAACGCCAAGGATCTCCGCGTCCAGTAACGATGTACCCAACATATTTGTAAAATTGGGCTGACTTGTCTGCCAAATCCCAGCTGGACTGCAGTGaatgtttcacttcactgacTTGCCTTTTAACTTTTTGAGGTGGATCAAATAAATCATCATGGTTTTCAGTGAGCGCCCGTCTTTGGAGCGCACAATACGCACGGCCGTTTTGGCACTGCTGCTTTGCGCACAGGCCAGTTCGGGCTTCTCGGTCGCCGGACAGCAGGAAACCACCTGCGAGGCCAACGGCAGCATTTACTTCGTGGGGGAATGGTATTTTCTCGACTCTGATCACTGCACCCAGTGTGAGTGCACCTCCGAGGGCTCCGCATGTTCCCGCACTGAGTGCACCTCTCTCCCGGCTGCGTGCATCCATGTCAGCCACTACCCCACCGACTGCTGCCCGAGGTGCGAGAAGATAGGGTGCGAGTACCGAGGGGTGGTGTACGAACTGGGGCAGAACTTCCAGGTAAGCCTCAAAGCGATAATACATGCAAAGATGGGGATAAGAAAATGTTCTTATCATTTCTCATATAAAATCAGAATCCAACAAAACTTATACTAGGATTGTTGTGGCACCATATCGGTGGTCAGGTCCCAAGGGTTAGACACCCCCTACCCACCTACTTACCTACCTATCTCACAGCTCATGTTCACACTATAAGGGTAAAAACCTGGGATTTAGGGGGTCTTTTCATTTTAAGGGTTCACAGATCAAAATGATTAGCAATTGCTGGCAAGAAGTCTAGTTGTGCTGTTATTTGTGCTGTTATTTGTGCCGGCTTGTAATTTTGATAAAAATTGAGCTTATTTTAGTTTACATTAAGGCTACAGAGCTGACAACAAATTGCCCcaaatttcaaaatgtcagtCTGTACCATCTCAAAATGAAACACTGCAGCATTTTTGAAGACTCTGATGTTCGCCATACATTTAGAAATGGTTTAAATGTCACTGCAAAAACTccaatattgtacttttttactcacCACAGTTATTTGGTACATTTAATTAGTCTTTACTTTGCAGTTCTAATGCTCTGTCAGAGCCAAACATGCAGTGTAGTACTTTTGAATTAATGTATTTAGTCAGCAatcagataaagaaaaaaatgattctgataatcagaaaaacactgaatatgaacagtatacatacatgtaaatacatgtataatttacttttacttgtgcTTTTGAGACTTAAGTACAATAAATATCAGATtctttaagactttttaagtaCTAATTATATCGGTCAGTGTCACCCAGTCACTGCCAAGTATGACTTTGGGGTTCTTTTTACTACACTGACTACATGATGTTTGCATAGACAGTATGTGCAGTAGGCCTATAGGACTAAAGTCCAACATAAATTATTCAGGAACACCACaaattatttcaaatataattttaaaaagcattatAAGCACATTGAATACCCAGGACATGTAAATATCCAAAGTGTTTATCACACAGATCTCACAGAAGCAAAGGTGAGCTGCTGTTTATGTGTAAACTCAGGGCTCTTGGTAAGTTTCATGGAGGTTTCTGTGACTACTGTTCCCCGTCAGTCAAATATGCCTTGTCAAGATTATGCTCAGACCTGCCAACAATTTCTCCAAGCCTGTGTGTTATAAGTGTGTGAGAGAAGAAACCTTATATAccgatatatattttttgtgttttttttcttctaaaagtCTGAACCAGTGCATCACACTGTGGTATGTTGGTGTGTAACTTGAGTATACAGCAGGGAATTGGAGGTAAATGGCGCCCCCTTTTGAGATGGCAGGAAGAGGGCTATGTGAGAGGCGCTGGTTAGATATATGATCCATGTTGAGTCTCActctgtgtgtccgtgtgtgtgtgtgtgctttcccAGCCATCAGAATGTGAGCAGTGCACTTGTGACAACGATGGCATTGCCCGCTGTCTAGTTGCAGATTGTGCCCCTCCGCCATGTGTCAACCCCGTCTACCAGCCCGGGAAATGCTGCCCTGAATGTCAGGACGGTGAGTCGAAAATAGCAAAAGAAAAGTAGAAAGCAAAACTTATAAAACTGGAGGCTTATCTTCTCAACCTCCCTGCATACTGTCCACTCTACTCCTTGTGTTTCACTTAGTAGTGTCTGTTCAGCTGCAGTCACTTTTGCCTCTGTGCTTCATCCCCCTCCAGGTCCTAACTGCTACGTCAATGCGTCACGCAGCCAGGTGATCCCCGCAGGAGAGCCCATCTGGGTCGACTCCTGCACCAAGTGCCGCTGTCACGACGGCCAGGATGCCGGCTACTGGGAGGGGAACCGTCTCGCCACCTGCTCCCGCCTCAAGAACTGTACACCTGAGCAACTGTCCACTCGGAAAAACTGATccactctgtctgcagagaACCAGCTGTTAATATACAAAACGTACAATACCAGATGACGGATCACCTCTACACCTGCCAACCCTCCTCTGCAGCTGAACGTGTCAGCGGTAATGCTAGTTTTTTTTAGGAACGGAAGtgaacaagaaccaaaaaaaatcattctaaTAAGTCAACAGAAGAGATCAGCTGCCTTTCCACGAGGACCGAGATTCCTGAATACAGATGAGACCCACTGGTCCGTCACTTTGGTGGACAAGGCCGGCTCTCTATCAGGCCTTAGCTGCATGTTGCAAACAAGGTCAAAATTCAAGGCTGACTCACAGACTGATCAAAGCTCCGTGCCCTCTGAAtgtcagcctttttttcccccgcaATTTGATaaactgcttttctttttttaaagaaatctgAAGACCAAACTAGAGTATCGACTGCGTTATTATGTAttcttactttttattttagttccgTTGTGCGTATTCCTGAACAAAGTTGTCTATAATCAATTTACCACTAACCAACTGAGGCACAGAAAACTTGTGGCCAGGTAGCGTCACTGTTCTCCAGCATAGACATACTGGTTGGTACATATAAAATGGATAGAGATTTGGCAGACGATCATAAGGGGCCCAACAGCAAGTATTTTACTGCAGCCTACTAAAATTAATCTGGCCATATGTGACGAAGAACCGATTTTAATCCCACCAGAAGAAGAGGGGTGGATGTATGGTAGTCTTTGACAACCAATGAAAGCCAGATTGTAactctttctttttaataatgTGGACTGCAACAGTGATGCAAACactaaatgtttgatttttgcaGGGCTTCAACACCCTGATCCCTCGAACTACTGCAGAGAATCCATGCTTGGATAAATCTGACAGGAACTAGAATAAAACAGACCTGACCCTTGAAAGGTCACCGCACTCAAGACGTTTAACCTTTAATTTTTTATCTCCCTTTCCACGGTTTCTTCAAAAACTTTGATTagaccattttgttttttagaaagAGGGACTGGTAAGCTTTTATCTGAGATGCTTTCCCAGGaggtttttttcttaattttaatTTCCAAACACTTGCGTTGGGAAACAACTAGCAACATAACAACGCAACAATGAGAGTATTGGATGATGAGAAATTGTAATTGACCTGTCACGGTTTGATGCAGCACCTGATTGTTTGCACAGCTGTGATGCAATTTAGAGTAGGATGTGGCTGAGCGAGGCAATTTACGATTTTGTAACTGTTCTATAAATTCTGCAGTTCAATTTCCATGTTAATTGAAATAGAATGTATGAGACTACGGCCCAGCGTCTGACTGTACAGTAGCTGCCGACACGGGCGATATTTGAAAACAGGGTTTCATTTAATGGAACGTTATTTGCTTGTGTAAACTGTTGAGCCGGAGCAATAATCTGTAATTTACCGCTTTATTAGTTTTCCACAAGAAAGAATGTGTAGAGTGTGTAGTGTATGATGAAATGTAGCATGAAGTATCCTTTTACATAGGTCTATATGCAGCACATTCTTCCTGTTGTTATGTCATTATCAACCATTTTAATCACAAGGGACCTTTGAATGAcaaccaaaaataataatgcctATAATGGCGTTTACTCTTTACTGCATATTAAAGACTCCCAAGCTGCTGCTGATTTAAGTATGTCATCCCAACTGCCGTTATCCTCCGTGAAATGCTTCTTTATGCAAGTTTTATGGTTACGGACAacttttaaatcttattttatgaGGATACTTTAAGACTGAATACACCTGTACtgtattttcaacattttctaaGGGGACTAAATAAAATACGACAGCTATGTTTCCATATCtttcattttaatgtctgcATAATTACAAAGAAACAAGGCTAAACGGATAGTTTGGGATtatgagagttagatgagaagattgatgtCATGAAGCTACAGTCTGCAGcctcttagcttagcttagcataaagacggGAAACAAAGGGAAAGAGCTAGCCTGCCTCTGTCCAAACACACCAAAATCCGCAAACAAGCACCCCTATAGCTCAGtaataaacactgtacatctaattttttttaaaggggtaATTTGTTCAATGTGGCCAGAAAAGATACGGCACGTATAGCCAGAAACAAATGTTggaaaagacaaaccaagactgcTTGGTCGAGATTTTTTCAAGTTTATGACGATTGAATTAAGTTTATTTTACGATGAGTCAGAGAGGAAATTGAGCTCGTCTTAGTTCAGTTacagagagaaacttgaattcagaaggtgtaCGGTTGTATTTTTACTGTTAGGTGAGGAAAATAAAAGTCTGATTATTTCATGTCCTGGCATTTCGTGAGGTAATTTTGTTCTGGCATTTGTCTGCCAGCTGAAACAACGGGGGCTGTCGGGCTTACTTGAAAGTTGTGCCGTCAAGGGGATGGGCACCGGGGCTAACTGGTTGGCATCAGCTCATTAAACTTAAGTAGACATCCgcaacacagtacacagacGTCTTTAATGTTAAACAAACA
The sequence above is drawn from the Sparus aurata chromosome 21, fSpaAur1.1, whole genome shotgun sequence genome and encodes:
- the LOC115572484 gene encoding von Willebrand factor C domain-containing protein 2-like; the protein is MVFSERPSLERTIRTAVLALLLCAQASSGFSVAGQQETTCEANGSIYFVGEWYFLDSDHCTQCECTSEGSACSRTECTSLPAACIHVSHYPTDCCPRCEKIGCEYRGVVYELGQNFQPSECEQCTCDNDGIARCLVADCAPPPCVNPVYQPGKCCPECQDGPNCYVNASRSQVIPAGEPIWVDSCTKCRCHDGQDAGYWEGNRLATCSRLKNCTPEQLSTRKN